A region of the Trueperaceae bacterium genome:
ATTCGTGTGTTGGGGAGCAGCGGCAATACCTGGGCAGGTGTCGATTCGGCCAGCAATCGAGCGGAACAGGATGGTCCTCGAACTGTCTCCGCTTGATTAGTCCGCTCAACACGGGGTCGCCGTAGGTTACCGGTGGCCCCGACTGCCGCTTGCGACTGTAGAATCTGGACAACCTGGAGGGCGATCATGCCCGTTTCCGAAACCGAGATGAGCAGGCGGGGCCAGCGCGCTCCCGTCAGGTCGACCGAATTGGAGCTTCTACTGCGCGTCGTTTGGTGGACGCTGGTTGGAACTGCACTGTTCACCTTTCTGGCAAGCCTGAGGCCGTTCCACCGGCTCGCAGTTGGGCTGGAACCGGGATTGAGCGGCTCCTCGGCCACGCTGGGGGTGGATCTCGAAGCCGGCCTTGTGCAACTTGGATTGACCGCCAGCACGTACGGCACCTACGTCACGGCGGTGCTGGTACTGTTCACCGGCGGTTATGTATCGGTTGGAACTTATCTCTTCCTGCGCCGGCCGCGCGATCCTGTTGCGTTGCTGGTCTCATTGTGGCTGGTGGTTTTTGGCGCCACCTTCACGCCAGTGACGCGGGCGCTCAGTGACTCAGTCCCGGCACTGGTTCCGCTGGTGGACCTGCTCTCCGGCCTGTCATTCATCCTCTTCTTCCTGCTGTTCTACCTGTTCCCAGACTGGCGTTTCGTGCCCGGATGGACTCGTTGGCCGGCTGCGCTCTTCGTCCTGCTCACCCTGCTGTCGACGGTCGCTCCCGGGACGCTGTTGGACCTGAACATTTGGCCCTGGCATTTTGGCACTCTGCTTTTCCTGGCACTTGCGTTGTCGATGATCTATGCGCAGGTGTTCCGCTATCGGATCGTCTCGGGGCCGGTCGAAAGGCAGCAGACGAAGTGGGCCGTGTTTGGGTTGATGGTTGCGCTTGTCTCCTTCGCAGTGGCGGCCGTGCTCGACCAGCTTCTTGCAGGCTCCCTGCAACCAGAGAACGCCGTCCTGTGGGACTTGGCGTACGGTCACCTGCTCACCTTCGGCTTCCTGGCAGTACCGGCCTCGATTGCCGTGGCGGTGCTCCGTCACCGCCTATGGGAAGTAGACGAGTTGATAAACCGGGCCCTGGTTTACATCTCGCTTACTGTGGCGAGCATCGCCCTCTACGCCTTGGTGGCCGGTTACCTCGGGACGCTTCTCGATGCCCGGGGCAGCTTCCCGGTATCGCTGGTGGCCGCCGGTGTGGTGGCGGTGGCTTTCGCCCCGCTTCGTGAACGCCTGCAGGGGTTCGTCAACCGGTTCATTT
Encoded here:
- a CDS encoding sensor histidine kinase; its protein translation is MPVSETEMSRRGQRAPVRSTELELLLRVVWWTLVGTALFTFLASLRPFHRLAVGLEPGLSGSSATLGVDLEAGLVQLGLTASTYGTYVTAVLVLFTGGYVSVGTYLFLRRPRDPVALLVSLWLVVFGATFTPVTRALSDSVPALVPLVDLLSGLSFILFFLLFYLFPDWRFVPGWTRWPAALFVLLTLLSTVAPGTLLDLNIWPWHFGTLLFLALALSMIYAQVFRYRIVSGPVERQQTKWAVFGLMVALVSFAVAAVLDQLLAGSLQPENAVLWDLAYGHLLTFGFLAVPASIAVAVLRHRLWEVDELINRALVYISLTVASIALYALVAGYLGTLLDARGSFPVSLVAAGVVAVAFAPLRERLQGFVNRFIYGDRDDPYRLLSRLGRLLQGSVPGREALGNLALVVAAGMKLPYVAIDVPHGDGRDLGASVGSPGPESLVLTLRYNGETTGSMKVTPRGGAAGFSRRDIAVLEDVARQAGAAAHAAKLTDDLQQSRQRLVESREEERRRLRRELHDGLGPRLAAHSLKAGSARLVYARDALAGDEMLSQLEREIAETLAEVRRLVYQLRPPALDEFGLVGALDGVVKQYGSEDLHVEFEASGEVSGLPAAVEVAAYRIVSESLTNVVRHAGASRCSVSLSLTVQRLLLRVDDDGRGPEGGPAGVGLRSMRERAAELGGSLSVGSSPLGGTRVELNLPVAGPQ